From Bacillus sp. FSL K6-3431, the proteins below share one genomic window:
- a CDS encoding MFS transporter, whose protein sequence is MNLTTIKTNKSSLSNRPTLPDKLTLKEKISYGYGDLASNFVWGMATSYLLFFYTDVFGISAAAVGTLFLLTRIWDAVNDPLMGVLIDRTNSKHGKARPYLLWMAIPFGILSVLTFITPNFTDTGKLVYAYITYSLLGMIYTAINLPYGTLMTMMTRDSGEKAQLGSFRSIGRSIGGIIVAALTLPLASYIGKGSLQVGFPFVMTIYSIVGIGLFLLVFKNCKEKITQSIKKENTPNLKKSIRQMFKNQPWVVSAVNVLLWFVRLGVMNAILIYYVNYVLDKPHMVPVYLTLLNVANLVGAVIAPYLIKKLGNRNSSIGMYSIVVVLLVLLFFVEGQSTILFALLFFLINVLIGFGEPANLTMLGDSIDYQEWKYGERTEGLLYSAYSFATKFGVAIGSAFVAYALGWVGYNPVAISDNAISMIRTLMILAPIILTVLEIFVLMFYKLDKTHAQITKEIAER, encoded by the coding sequence ATGAATCTAACAACGATAAAAACAAATAAGTCATCCTTATCAAACAGACCAACTTTACCAGATAAGTTAACTTTAAAAGAAAAAATTAGTTATGGATATGGAGATTTAGCCTCGAACTTTGTTTGGGGGATGGCCACGAGTTATTTACTTTTCTTTTATACCGATGTTTTCGGTATTTCCGCAGCAGCGGTTGGAACATTATTTCTACTCACGCGGATATGGGATGCCGTCAACGACCCTCTTATGGGAGTCTTGATAGACCGGACAAATAGCAAGCACGGGAAAGCGCGTCCTTATCTATTGTGGATGGCGATTCCATTTGGAATATTAAGTGTTTTAACCTTTATTACACCCAATTTTACTGATACAGGGAAGTTAGTCTATGCCTATATCACATATTCTTTACTAGGGATGATTTACACTGCTATTAATTTACCGTATGGTACTTTAATGACAATGATGACAAGAGATTCAGGTGAAAAAGCACAATTAGGTAGTTTTCGTTCAATTGGTAGATCCATTGGTGGTATTATTGTTGCTGCTTTAACCTTGCCATTGGCTAGTTACATTGGAAAAGGGAGTCTACAAGTTGGTTTTCCATTTGTGATGACGATTTATTCAATTGTCGGAATTGGGCTGTTTTTATTAGTCTTTAAAAATTGTAAAGAAAAGATTACTCAATCGATTAAAAAGGAGAATACTCCAAATCTAAAAAAATCTATCAGGCAAATGTTTAAAAATCAACCGTGGGTGGTTTCCGCAGTCAACGTGCTATTGTGGTTTGTACGTTTGGGAGTAATGAACGCAATCCTTATTTATTATGTGAACTATGTGCTCGACAAGCCACATATGGTACCGGTCTATTTAACTCTGCTAAATGTTGCTAACCTAGTAGGAGCAGTTATTGCACCATACTTAATTAAGAAGTTAGGAAATAGAAATTCAAGTATCGGTATGTATTCAATCGTAGTAGTATTATTAGTCTTACTATTTTTCGTTGAAGGTCAGTCTACCATTCTTTTTGCTCTATTATTCTTCTTAATCAACGTACTCATTGGATTCGGTGAGCCAGCAAACTTAACTATGTTAGGGGATAGCATTGATTATCAAGAGTGGAAATATGGTGAACGTACAGAAGGATTACTTTACTCAGCATACAGTTTTGCAACGAAATTTGGGGTTGCGATTGGATCCGCATTCGTAGCATATGCCTTAGGATGGGTAGGTTATAATCCAGTCGCTATATCAGACAATGCGATTAGTATGATTAGAACATTAATGATATTGGCACCGATTATACTCACAGTATTGGAAATTTTCGTTTTAATGTTCTACAAACTAGATAAAACTCATGCACAAATTACAAAAGAAATTGCAGAGCGTTAA
- a CDS encoding Gfo/Idh/MocA family oxidoreductase, with product MSIGIIGCGGIANQKLLPSLAKVGEVKIVGFCDVLTERAEKAAKEYGAKGASVYTDYKKLLEDQSIDAVHVCTPKNPDKNEGYITFNSTKYGQRIESTTTQASGISYFEGQEFDMGYLEAK from the coding sequence ATAAGCATAGGGATCATTGGATGTGGAGGAATCGCCAACCAAAAACTTTTACCTTCATTGGCAAAAGTGGGCGAGGTAAAGATTGTTGGATTTTGCGATGTTTTGACTGAGAGAGCTGAAAAAGCTGCAAAAGAGTACGGAGCTAAAGGTGCTTCTGTTTATACAGACTACAAGAAATTATTAGAAGATCAATCCATTGATGCTGTTCATGTTTGTACTCCAAAAAATCCAGACAAAAACGAAGGCTATATAACTTTTAACAGTACAAAATATGGACAAAGAATTGAATCGACAACAACTCAAGCCTCAGGAATTTCTTACTTTGAAGGGCAAGAATTCGATATGGGTTACCTAGAAGCGAAGTAG
- a CDS encoding sugar phosphate isomerase/epimerase family protein has product MIKGLSQAGLAKVETVEELINLASENGFEAIDTSGSALRDFIAEKGLSEAKALLKEKGVIIGSMAFPVEWRQTDEEFRGGLELLLADAKTAAQFGCHTFFTYFMPSTDNNVIDHLMILTKRIRTSARLLKEYDINLALEFVGPHHLRNKWENVFIWNIKSTIEWLEIIDEDNVGIVLDSIHWYTSEGTLEDITSLKPHQIAYVHLNDAKNVPVEEVLDNDRLYPGEGVIDLNGFLRSLKEINYTGVVSQEILTIDEPAETNEVLAKRSREAFTKVFTEVGLE; this is encoded by the coding sequence ATGATTAAAGGTTTAAGTCAAGCCGGACTTGCAAAAGTGGAAACTGTTGAAGAGTTAATTAATCTTGCTTCTGAAAATGGATTTGAAGCTATCGATACAAGTGGATCTGCTTTAAGAGATTTTATTGCAGAAAAAGGCTTATCCGAAGCGAAAGCTTTGTTGAAAGAAAAGGGAGTTATCATTGGATCTATGGCTTTTCCAGTGGAGTGGAGACAAACCGATGAAGAATTTAGAGGTGGTCTAGAACTTTTGTTAGCTGATGCAAAAACAGCCGCTCAATTTGGTTGCCATACTTTCTTCACGTACTTCATGCCTTCAACTGATAATAATGTCATTGATCATTTGATGATTCTCACGAAACGCATTCGAACATCTGCCCGGTTATTGAAAGAGTATGATATCAACCTAGCTTTGGAATTTGTTGGGCCACATCATTTGCGAAATAAATGGGAAAATGTATTTATCTGGAATATTAAGTCTACAATTGAATGGTTAGAAATTATTGATGAAGACAACGTTGGAATTGTACTAGATAGCATTCATTGGTATACGAGTGAGGGAACACTTGAAGACATTACTTCATTAAAGCCACATCAAATTGCTTATGTTCACCTTAATGATGCAAAAAACGTACCGGTAGAAGAAGTACTTGATAATGATCGTTTATATCCAGGTGAAGGAGTCATTGATTTGAATGGCTTTCTTCGCTCCTTAAAAGAAATTAACTATACTGGCGTAGTTTCTCAGGAAATTTTAACCATTGATGAACCTGCGGAAACAAATGAAGTACTGGCTAAACGTTCAAGAGAAGCATTTACAAAAGTTTTTACTGAAGTAGGTTTAGAATAA
- a CDS encoding PTS transporter subunit EIIC, translated as MRTSIQKFGKTLMGPLSIIVASGLLLGIVSILQNPALVGETVSNAVIIQNFIGGVQAIVSMMFGLLPILFAISVATGMAKDDKEIAGFAVVIAFIIFHVVIGYLLQLKDITLETTSVEYLLKQGLTQIQAFEISNAYETMLGVFTYRMGVFGGILVGLWTAFIHNRYHTKQLPTALSFFSGNRFVPIVIIVTIPFISIITFFIWPYFNSAINGLGSLISKSGAFGTFMYGFSERLLIPTGLHHVLNQLIRFTPIGGTAVVDGETVSGALTIFNSALSSPQPDIDILRQSTRFLTQGYHPFMLFGLPAACYAMYKTAFLKNRPKIKGMLLASALTAFVTGITEPIEFAFIFISPVLWIFHAFMAGLSFLLMTVMNVSVGNAGGGMIDLTIFGILQGTYTRWYLVVLVGIAYAVIYYYVFKFVILKFNVKTPGRSTDSELSEEEIEMASDGDQLGANILKALGGKENVVEIDNCISRLRLVLNDTSLVNESLLKATGSMGMVKIGQKNIQVVYGGKVEQAARSLKKEVRK; from the coding sequence ATGAGAACGAGTATCCAAAAGTTTGGAAAAACATTAATGGGTCCATTATCAATCATTGTAGCCTCGGGATTGCTTTTAGGTATAGTATCTATCTTACAAAATCCGGCTCTTGTTGGTGAAACTGTTTCTAACGCTGTTATTATTCAGAATTTCATAGGCGGCGTTCAGGCGATTGTTTCTATGATGTTTGGTTTGCTACCTATATTATTTGCTATTTCGGTGGCAACTGGAATGGCAAAAGATGATAAAGAAATAGCTGGTTTTGCTGTAGTGATCGCCTTTATTATTTTCCATGTAGTGATCGGCTATTTATTACAATTAAAGGATATTACGCTGGAAACTACTTCAGTGGAATATCTGCTAAAACAGGGGTTAACGCAAATTCAAGCGTTTGAGATTTCAAATGCCTATGAAACGATGTTAGGTGTATTTACGTATCGTATGGGGGTTTTTGGAGGCATACTTGTAGGTTTATGGACTGCTTTTATTCACAACAGGTATCATACTAAACAACTTCCCACAGCTTTGAGCTTTTTTAGTGGTAATCGTTTTGTGCCAATTGTAATCATCGTTACGATTCCGTTCATTTCTATTATAACTTTCTTTATATGGCCTTATTTCAATAGTGCCATAAATGGACTGGGAAGTTTGATTAGTAAATCGGGAGCATTTGGTACTTTTATGTATGGTTTTTCCGAACGCTTGCTTATTCCAACAGGGCTACACCACGTATTAAATCAGTTGATTCGTTTTACGCCAATTGGCGGTACTGCAGTTGTTGACGGTGAAACAGTATCAGGAGCATTAACTATATTTAATTCAGCACTATCATCACCACAACCGGATATTGATATATTAAGACAATCAACTCGCTTTTTAACACAAGGATACCATCCTTTCATGTTATTCGGATTACCTGCCGCATGTTATGCAATGTATAAAACTGCTTTTTTGAAAAATCGACCAAAGATTAAAGGAATGCTTCTTGCATCTGCGTTAACTGCGTTTGTAACCGGTATTACTGAACCGATAGAATTTGCGTTTATCTTTATCTCTCCAGTTCTTTGGATATTCCATGCATTTATGGCAGGATTGTCATTTTTACTCATGACTGTGATGAATGTTTCCGTTGGGAATGCCGGCGGGGGAATGATCGACTTAACCATCTTTGGGATTTTACAAGGTACTTATACGAGATGGTACTTAGTCGTATTAGTTGGTATTGCTTATGCAGTTATTTACTACTATGTGTTTAAATTTGTGATTCTGAAATTTAACGTTAAAACACCTGGTAGAAGCACAGACTCTGAATTAAGCGAAGAAGAAATCGAAATGGCATCAGATGGTGATCAACTTGGAGCTAATATTCTCAAAGCTCTAGGTGGAAAAGAAAATGTTGTAGAAATTGATAATTGTATTTCCAGATTAAGATTAGTATTAAATGATACTTCATTGGTAAATGAATCATTATTAAAAGCTACAGGATCCATGGGAATGGTTAAAATTGGCCAGAAAAATATCCAAGTCGTATACGGTGGAAAAGTAGAACAAGCAGCAAGATCCTTAAAGAAGGAAGTAAGAAAATAA
- a CDS encoding glucosamine-6-phosphate deaminase — MKTIFVKDYDEMSKKGYELMKEVIETKEQPVISMTTGGSPRGLFELFVEDIKNGLDISNTTIMNLDEYMGPKDAVYTVKTFMYKNLYNIVDTEPKNIFLIDGEAQDTDKEIARYKEILNQYPRDVQVLGLGTNGHIGANEPGTPFDSTMFLAQHDESTIQSTMSGNGITREDAPTEMLTLGFTEILEAEKIILLVSGKSKAEAVKALLEGEITPDCPATALRNAENAIVIIDEEAASLLEKDHKSL; from the coding sequence ATGAAAACTATATTTGTAAAAGATTATGATGAAATGTCAAAAAAAGGTTATGAATTAATGAAAGAGGTAATTGAAACGAAAGAGCAACCGGTAATATCTATGACTACTGGTGGTTCACCTAGAGGATTGTTTGAATTATTCGTAGAAGATATTAAAAATGGCTTAGATATTAGTAATACAACAATCATGAACTTAGATGAATATATGGGCCCTAAAGATGCTGTATATACAGTAAAGACATTTATGTATAAAAATTTATATAACATAGTCGATACAGAGCCAAAAAATATCTTCTTAATTGATGGAGAAGCACAAGACACAGATAAAGAAATTGCCAGATATAAAGAAATTCTTAATCAATATCCTAGAGATGTGCAAGTATTAGGGTTAGGTACGAATGGTCATATCGGTGCGAATGAGCCGGGAACTCCTTTTGACTCAACAATGTTCTTAGCACAACATGACGAATCTACAATTCAAAGTACGATGAGCGGAAATGGCATCACAAGAGAAGATGCTCCAACAGAAATGTTAACTCTCGGATTTACTGAGATATTAGAAGCAGAAAAGATAATACTTCTTGTATCTGGAAAGTCTAAAGCAGAGGCAGTGAAAGCTTTACTAGAAGGTGAAATCACTCCAGACTGTCCAGCCACAGCATTAAGAAATGCTGAAAATGCGATTGTGATCATAGATGAAGAAGCAGCATCGCTATTGGAAAAAGACCACAAAAGCTTATAA
- a CDS encoding sugar phosphate isomerase/epimerase family protein: protein MNHLRIASTLCWAYKMEDVLQIANRFELGGVEVWADHFWYYNSDPKQVNQIRKETGQKLTMHAASWDLNICALNQGIRKQSINEIKKSILLAEQIEADNITLHPGKMTLATLDRSIHMDLLFDALHELTSYGKDKGLTLSLELMETIPKEFVVSPNLINRVTGVFQPDLQTTFNVAHIPLLENAHEQWSQSLYVNKIHISDVNEHQLHIPFGDGILPSNILLKFLQMKDVPVVIEGFDHSVGLAWLRKNMQYIETFAVKKKEVAI, encoded by the coding sequence ATGAATCATCTTCGCATCGCATCAACATTATGTTGGGCCTATAAAATGGAGGACGTTCTACAGATTGCAAACCGATTTGAGCTGGGTGGCGTGGAAGTGTGGGCCGATCATTTTTGGTACTACAATTCAGATCCTAAGCAAGTGAATCAAATTCGTAAAGAGACTGGACAAAAGCTAACCATGCACGCTGCAAGTTGGGACTTAAATATTTGTGCTTTAAATCAAGGTATTCGCAAGCAATCCATCAATGAAATTAAAAAGTCAATATTATTAGCGGAACAAATAGAGGCCGATAATATTACGCTTCATCCCGGAAAAATGACACTCGCAACTTTAGATAGATCAATCCATATGGACTTATTATTTGACGCATTACATGAACTTACTAGCTACGGAAAAGATAAAGGATTGACATTATCTTTAGAGCTAATGGAAACAATCCCAAAAGAATTTGTTGTTTCACCTAATCTTATCAATCGAGTAACAGGGGTATTCCAACCCGATCTACAAACAACCTTTAATGTCGCCCATATCCCACTATTAGAGAATGCACATGAACAGTGGTCTCAGTCATTATATGTGAATAAAATCCACATTAGTGATGTGAACGAACATCAGCTGCACATCCCTTTTGGCGATGGTATTTTACCTAGTAATATATTGTTAAAATTTCTACAAATGAAAGATGTTCCAGTTGTAATCGAAGGGTTTGATCATAGCGTCGGATTAGCCTGGTTACGAAAAAACATGCAATATATCGAAACCTTTGCAGTCAAAAAAAAGGAAGTGGCTATTTGA
- a CDS encoding ATP-binding protein, with translation MSQLKTEAILMEKSMEWFVSKTNDMFLLMDTDGKVKYVNPSLLRMLQTTYSDIMDQSFLNFTHWEDKNKVVERLLLLPWHQSFVPFTSRCWRKDGTYCTMHWSKAELSERGFIQVIAQSVAENHKERQMERTPADVWRSAFFDHTDDPAIIIDMDGRVILGNQAFEKAYDWKLKERGDKIYTIINQTQSEFIDLRNRILNGERVVNHQIISNGSVCPLSLTVSPIYDDSIGITCFSVIAKSLKELQEGRLLVEMQNKVIEEGDRLLLDITKNISEVICLYDMEKDKVLYISPSIEKKWGISVTSFYENPIKSLDCIHIVDRRKVIESFRSTSGLAKKMEYAIKDTKSGELSWVRTKITPIFNDEGIVTRHLSISEDITELKEQSKQVRQLDNLGLIGQMAAGIAHEIRNPITSVKGFIQLLSEETDHKYSDIITSEIERIESIMNEFLVLAKPAKEVKLVKENINNVIQEVISFMGPEALLHTVEIKSELSKDIMLVNCASKQIKQVIINLIKNAIDAMPSGGAIHVNTTTMPNGMVVIEIRDEGMGISNEQLEHLREPFYSDKATGTGLGLMISYKIIEDHNGTIQFLSKVGEGTSVQILLPSAA, from the coding sequence GTGAGTCAGCTAAAAACCGAAGCTATATTAATGGAAAAATCAATGGAGTGGTTTGTCAGTAAAACAAACGATATGTTTTTATTAATGGATACTGATGGTAAAGTCAAATATGTAAACCCTTCATTATTAAGAATGCTGCAAACAACATACTCTGATATTATGGATCAATCCTTTCTAAATTTCACACATTGGGAGGATAAAAATAAAGTAGTGGAAAGATTACTTCTTTTGCCATGGCATCAATCCTTTGTGCCTTTTACTAGTCGCTGTTGGCGTAAAGATGGGACATATTGTACTATGCATTGGAGCAAGGCTGAGTTGTCTGAAAGAGGATTCATTCAGGTCATTGCCCAATCTGTTGCGGAAAATCATAAAGAGCGTCAAATGGAGAGAACACCTGCCGACGTGTGGCGTAGTGCTTTTTTTGATCATACAGATGATCCCGCAATTATCATTGATATGGATGGTCGCGTTATATTGGGTAATCAAGCATTTGAAAAGGCTTACGATTGGAAGCTGAAGGAGAGAGGAGATAAGATTTATACCATTATAAATCAAACTCAAAGTGAATTTATTGATCTCCGAAATAGGATATTAAATGGCGAAAGAGTGGTTAATCATCAAATCATAAGTAATGGTTCTGTTTGTCCACTCTCTTTAACAGTGTCTCCAATTTATGATGATTCAATAGGAATTACATGTTTTTCAGTTATTGCAAAAAGCTTGAAGGAATTACAAGAAGGAAGATTACTAGTGGAAATGCAAAATAAAGTAATAGAAGAAGGGGATAGATTGCTTCTTGATATTACTAAAAATATTAGTGAAGTTATTTGCCTTTATGACATGGAAAAAGACAAAGTACTCTACATTAGCCCCTCCATTGAAAAAAAGTGGGGTATTAGTGTGACTTCATTTTATGAGAATCCTATAAAGAGTCTTGATTGTATACATATAGTAGATCGAAGAAAGGTTATTGAGTCTTTTAGAAGTACAAGTGGTTTGGCAAAAAAAATGGAATACGCAATTAAAGATACTAAAAGTGGAGAATTGTCGTGGGTTCGAACAAAAATTACGCCAATTTTCAATGATGAAGGCATTGTTACCCGACATCTGAGCATATCCGAAGATATTACGGAGTTGAAAGAGCAATCAAAACAGGTCAGACAGTTGGACAATTTAGGATTAATAGGCCAAATGGCAGCAGGCATTGCACATGAAATTAGGAATCCAATTACTTCCGTGAAAGGCTTTATTCAGCTGCTTTCTGAAGAAACGGATCATAAATATAGTGATATTATTACGTCCGAAATTGAAAGAATTGAATCAATAATGAATGAATTTTTAGTACTTGCCAAGCCAGCTAAGGAAGTGAAATTGGTAAAGGAAAATATTAATAATGTGATACAGGAGGTTATTTCTTTTATGGGGCCAGAGGCATTATTACATACAGTGGAAATTAAATCCGAGCTATCAAAGGATATTATGCTTGTAAACTGTGCATCGAAACAAATTAAACAAGTCATCATTAACTTGATTAAAAACGCGATTGATGCAATGCCGAGCGGTGGTGCCATTCATGTTAATACAACTACCATGCCAAATGGAATGGTAGTCATTGAAATAAGGGATGAAGGAATGGGGATATCTAATGAACAATTAGAACATTTAAGGGAACCATTTTATTCGGATAAAGCAACAGGCACTGGCCTTGGATTAATGATCAGCTATAAAATAATTGAAGATCATAATGGCACCATTCAATTTTTGAGCAAGGTAGGAGAAGGAACCTCTGTACAAATCTTACTCCCATCGGCGGCATGA